In Quercus robur chromosome 11, dhQueRobu3.1, whole genome shotgun sequence, the sequence CCATGAGGATGCTCAACTGGATTCATAGCCACACCACGTACCTTGGGCCAGCAATTTCTCTTCACTCTGAATTTGTGGTAAGCATTACCAGCCTTGAGAAGGGGCTTCTCAGTTCTCCCTCCACCGGCAACCTGCCCAATCATTGCTCGGCAGCCACTTGGAACAATCTTCTTAGCACCAGATGGGAGTTTGACCCTGTTAAATTGAGCAAAGATACAAAACTGATGAGCAACTGACACTTCTGAattaaaatatagaaatatacACATCTATGATACCAGTGGAACAAGTCATAATTCTGGTAAGTTTTACTGAACTAATCAACTATAGCTCTTGGAAAGAACACAAATCATGGGAAGTCATCAGGACTTAACATAAACATACATGGTtacttaaaaaaacaatatgATCTTTAAGTTACAACAATATAAGAACTCCAATAAGATTAGAAAATATACGGATACATGTATCAATAGAAGATGACGGACACATCATTCCAGTTTGCAAATTGGCACTATTAGTAAACAAATGTTTCCAAGTCCCACTTCTCCTTTCACAATCATATGAACAACAAATCACTCCAACCATTATTTCATTTATCTTTGAGCATGAATTTCAAAGAGGATTGAAGACACTCTATATCAATAAACATCAACTAGATAACTGAACTGGATGACCAAAGTTTCAAGTTATGTAAAAAAGAGTCGACATTAATCAAAACAGCTCATTTAAACAGGTAGTTACCATCTACCATTACAAGAGCCACATAACATAACCTGTCTAAACAGAAGGAGAATAATTTCTTTAATGAAGAGAAGCACATGCCACTCTATGTAGCAAGTAGAGTTGGAATCAAATTTCTCAATGCCATAACACTACCAGCCTATAACAGCTGTATGTGGgattttttgggtgttttcaCCAATATTGATGTTTCGGCCGATACAAGatacaacaacaaagccttaaaACATATGAATGAAACATGTTCCCAACGCTATTTATGCTAATTCTTTGTATTAATTCAATTATGCTAATATTTGGGCATGGATTTTAAATTCTATGTCTgtaaacatataatatatacaCAAACTTATTAACGTGTATGATCCAATTCGATATTAACATATTTCTCATAGCATATGTAATTCATGTTAGAAAATCAAGTAATCGAACAGATCAATCTATCAAAGTTTACACCTTACATTCCACAAACCCCacatcattttccataaaaaaaaaaaaaaatcaatgaacaaCACACGTATTCCATAAAATCtaaacatataaacaaaaaacaaaacacaaaaaccaaaagCAAAGGACCTGGAAGTGTCGTTATCAGGATTGTGACTAATAACAATGGCATAGTCCCCAGAACATCTAGCGAAAACCCCACGATCTCCAACATGGTGTTCGACGTTACACACCACAGCTCCTTCGGGAATGGATCTCAGGGGCAACACGTTCCCAACGACAAGGGTGGCCTTCTTCCCGCAGTAGACGAACTGGCCGGTGTACATGCCCTCGGCGGCGACGAAGAGCTCGTTCTGC encodes:
- the LOC126705642 gene encoding 60S ribosomal protein L8-3, with amino-acid sequence MGRVIRAQRKGAGSVFKSHTHHRKGPARFRSLDFGERNGYLKGVVTEIIHDPGRGAPLARITFRHPFRYKKQNELFVAAEGMYTGQFVYCGKKATLVVGNVLPLRSIPEGAVVCNVEHHVGDRGVFARCSGDYAIVISHNPDNDTSRVKLPSGAKKIVPSGCRAMIGQVAGGGRTEKPLLKAGNAYHKFRVKRNCWPKVRGVAMNPVEHPHGGGNHQHIGHASTVRRDAPPGQKVGLIAARRTGRLRGQAAATASKADKA